The following proteins are encoded in a genomic region of Dasypus novemcinctus isolate mDasNov1 chromosome 21, mDasNov1.1.hap2, whole genome shotgun sequence:
- the CCR7 gene encoding C-C chemokine receptor type 7 isoform X2, whose amino-acid sequence MDLGKPKKSVLVAALLVVFQVCLCQDEATDDYLGENTTVDYTGFETVCFKKDVRNFKALFLPIMYAVICLVGLLGNALVVLTYVYFKRLKTMTDTYLLNLAVADILFLLTLPFWAYSAAKSWDFGVHFCKFIFGVYKISFFSGMLLLLCISIDRYVAIVQAVSAHRHRARVLLVSKLSCLGIWMLAVVLSIPELLYSGIQKSSSEQVSRCSLITEHVEALITIQVAQMVVGFLIPLVAMSFCYLVIIRTLLQARNFERNKAIKVIIAVVVVFVVFQLPYNGVVLAQTVANFNITNSSCELSKQLNIAYDVTYSLACVRCCVNPFLYAFIGVKFRNDLFKLFKDLGCLSQEQLRQWSSCRHARRSSMSVEAETTTTFSP is encoded by the exons GGAAACCAAAGAAAAGCGTGCTGGTGGCGGCTCTCCTTGTCGTTTTCCAG GTGTGTCTGTGCCAAGATGAGGCAACAGACGATTACTTGGGAGAAAACACCACGGTGGACTACACGGGGTTCGAGACTGTGTGCTTCAAGAAGGACGTGCGGAACTTTAAGGCCTTGTTCCTGCCAATCATGTATGCAGTCATTTGCTTGGTGGGCCTGCTGGGCAACGCGCTGGTGGTCTTGACCTATGTCTACTTCAAGAGGCTCAAGACCATGACAGACACCTACCTGCTCAACCTGGCCGTGGCAGACATCCTCTTCCTCCTGACCCTTCCCTTCTGGGCATACAGCGCGGCCAAGTCCTGGGACTTTGGGGTCCACTTTTGCAAGTTCATCTTTGGCGTGTACAAGATAAGCTTCTTCAGCGGCATGCTCCTACTGCTGTGCATCAGCATCGACCGCTACGTCGCCATCGTGCAGGCCGTCTCAGCCCACCGCCACCGTGCCCGTGTCCTCCTCGTCAGCAAGCTCTCCTGCCTGGGCATCTGGATGCTGGCCGTGGTGCTCTCCATCCCAGAGCTGCTGTACAGCGGCATCCAGAAGAGCAGCAGCGAGCAGGTGTCGCGGTGCTCTCTCATCACCGAGCACGTGGAGGCGCTGATCACCATCCAGGTGGCCCAGATGGTGGTGGGTTTCCTGATCCCGCTCGTGGCCATGAGCTTCTGCTACCTCGTCATCATCCGCACCCTGCTCCAGGCCCGCAACTTTGAGCGGAACAAGGCCATCAAGGTCATCATCGCCGTGGTCGTGGTCTTCGTCGTCTTCCAGCTGCCCTACAATGGGGTGGTCCTGGCCCAGACCGTGGCCAACTTCAACATCACCAACAGCAGCTGTGAGCTCAGCAAGCAGCTCAACATCGCCTACGATGTCACCTACAGCCTGGCCTGCGTGCGCTGCTGCGTCAACCCGTTCCTGTACGCCTTCATAGGCGTCAAGTTCCGCAACGACCTCTTCAAGCTCTTCAAGGACTTGGGGTGCCTCAGCCAGGAGCAGCTTCGGCAGTGGTCCTCCTGCCGGCACGCCCGGCGCTCCTCCATGAGTGTGGAGGCCGAGACCACCACCACCTTCTCCCCGTAG
- the CCR7 gene encoding C-C chemokine receptor type 7 isoform X1: protein MFCFGKQCLELVTKIPNSVFPLSAPFFNNKGLFLPSNNFLALSPAGKPKKSVLVAALLVVFQVCLCQDEATDDYLGENTTVDYTGFETVCFKKDVRNFKALFLPIMYAVICLVGLLGNALVVLTYVYFKRLKTMTDTYLLNLAVADILFLLTLPFWAYSAAKSWDFGVHFCKFIFGVYKISFFSGMLLLLCISIDRYVAIVQAVSAHRHRARVLLVSKLSCLGIWMLAVVLSIPELLYSGIQKSSSEQVSRCSLITEHVEALITIQVAQMVVGFLIPLVAMSFCYLVIIRTLLQARNFERNKAIKVIIAVVVVFVVFQLPYNGVVLAQTVANFNITNSSCELSKQLNIAYDVTYSLACVRCCVNPFLYAFIGVKFRNDLFKLFKDLGCLSQEQLRQWSSCRHARRSSMSVEAETTTTFSP from the exons ATGTTCTGTTTCGGCAAACAGTGCCTGGAGCTTGTGACGAAAATTCCCAACAGCGTCTTCcccctctctgcccctttctttaaTAACAAAGGGTTGTTTCTGCCAAGCAATAACTTTCTTGCCTTGTCTCCTGCAGGGAAACCAAAGAAAAGCGTGCTGGTGGCGGCTCTCCTTGTCGTTTTCCAG GTGTGTCTGTGCCAAGATGAGGCAACAGACGATTACTTGGGAGAAAACACCACGGTGGACTACACGGGGTTCGAGACTGTGTGCTTCAAGAAGGACGTGCGGAACTTTAAGGCCTTGTTCCTGCCAATCATGTATGCAGTCATTTGCTTGGTGGGCCTGCTGGGCAACGCGCTGGTGGTCTTGACCTATGTCTACTTCAAGAGGCTCAAGACCATGACAGACACCTACCTGCTCAACCTGGCCGTGGCAGACATCCTCTTCCTCCTGACCCTTCCCTTCTGGGCATACAGCGCGGCCAAGTCCTGGGACTTTGGGGTCCACTTTTGCAAGTTCATCTTTGGCGTGTACAAGATAAGCTTCTTCAGCGGCATGCTCCTACTGCTGTGCATCAGCATCGACCGCTACGTCGCCATCGTGCAGGCCGTCTCAGCCCACCGCCACCGTGCCCGTGTCCTCCTCGTCAGCAAGCTCTCCTGCCTGGGCATCTGGATGCTGGCCGTGGTGCTCTCCATCCCAGAGCTGCTGTACAGCGGCATCCAGAAGAGCAGCAGCGAGCAGGTGTCGCGGTGCTCTCTCATCACCGAGCACGTGGAGGCGCTGATCACCATCCAGGTGGCCCAGATGGTGGTGGGTTTCCTGATCCCGCTCGTGGCCATGAGCTTCTGCTACCTCGTCATCATCCGCACCCTGCTCCAGGCCCGCAACTTTGAGCGGAACAAGGCCATCAAGGTCATCATCGCCGTGGTCGTGGTCTTCGTCGTCTTCCAGCTGCCCTACAATGGGGTGGTCCTGGCCCAGACCGTGGCCAACTTCAACATCACCAACAGCAGCTGTGAGCTCAGCAAGCAGCTCAACATCGCCTACGATGTCACCTACAGCCTGGCCTGCGTGCGCTGCTGCGTCAACCCGTTCCTGTACGCCTTCATAGGCGTCAAGTTCCGCAACGACCTCTTCAAGCTCTTCAAGGACTTGGGGTGCCTCAGCCAGGAGCAGCTTCGGCAGTGGTCCTCCTGCCGGCACGCCCGGCGCTCCTCCATGAGTGTGGAGGCCGAGACCACCACCACCTTCTCCCCGTAG